The Paenibacillus yonginensis genome segment TTCATCCTAAATATAACGATATAAAGGTTGCAGGATTAAGCTATAGCAGCAGGAGAACGGGCTGCCTTAACGGCTGGTCCTAAATTAGATTATGCGGTTTGTCCATGGAACAGACCTAGCTGACGTCAGAGGAGTGAGAAGCGGCATGAAGAGAAAAGGATGGAGAGTGCTTCGCCCCGCGCTTGCCGGGGTTGTTTTTATCTTGATTGTGTATGTGCTGGTGTTTATGCCGCTGCCGTATATCATTTACCAGCCGGGAACGGCTGAGCAGGTAGGGCCGATGGTGTCGATCCCGGACGGGGACAAAGAAGAGAAAGGAACCTTCATGCTGACGACCGTCTCGTCCAGGTACGCTAATGTGGTTTACTATCTGGCTGCCAAGCTGGACAAAAATGCGGAGGTAGATCCAAAGCCCAAAAGGAACGAAGCCGAATATAACGCCCTGCAGGTCTCCTATATGACTGGTTCGCAATCAAGCGCCATTGAAGCCGCATATAAAAAAGCAGGCGTTCCTTATACCAATGAACCGCAGTATATTATGGTTCTGGGGCATGTGGACGGCGTAACGTCCAAAGGGGATTTCCAGGCGAACGACATCCTTGCCAGCGTGGACGGGAAAGAGGTAAAAACCTTTGAAGCGCTGTCGGCCATTCTGTCGGCCAAGAAGCCCGGAGAGCATGTGGACGTGAAGCTGATGAGAAACGGCAAAGAAATGGATCAGGACGTCGAGCTGGTGGAGCTTAAGGACGCTGAAACCGGGAAGATTCGCGCCGGTCTTGGCATTTCCATCGGTCAAAGAATCGATATCGTCAGTGCGGATGAGGGGAAAGCGGTCCATTTCGCAAAAACCGATATCGGCGGCCCGTCGGCCGGCCTGATGTTTACGCTCGAGATTTATAACCAGCTGACACCGGGGGATTTGAGCAAAGGGCACCGTATTGCCGGAACCGGCACGATTGATGCGGACGGCAATGTCGGGGAAATCGGCGGCGTCCAGTTCAAAATCGTCGCGGCGAACCGGGAGAAAGC includes the following:
- a CDS encoding SepM family pheromone-processing serine protease, which codes for MKRKGWRVLRPALAGVVFILIVYVLVFMPLPYIIYQPGTAEQVGPMVSIPDGDKEEKGTFMLTTVSSRYANVVYYLAAKLDKNAEVDPKPKRNEAEYNALQVSYMTGSQSSAIEAAYKKAGVPYTNEPQYIMVLGHVDGVTSKGDFQANDILASVDGKEVKTFEALSAILSAKKPGEHVDVKLMRNGKEMDQDVELVELKDAETGKIRAGLGISIGQRIDIVSADEGKAVHFAKTDIGGPSAGLMFTLEIYNQLTPGDLSKGHRIAGTGTIDADGNVGEIGGVQFKIVAANREKAEVFFVPEGNYADAEKKAKSIGTSMKLVPVKTLDDALNYLDQMKAVGE